The following coding sequences lie in one Treponema socranskii subsp. buccale genomic window:
- a CDS encoding DUF4469 domain-containing protein, whose product MSKKKFVWEVYLRPNTLSKDTERDCIADVRFRGGAKRNEDIADVITKERSEFRRETIINILNLRDEAVKNFIQDGMSFIDGIVQIAPRVTGVWKTENSPYNAAVHKRTVDLIPTHDFKAVLDDITIKVLGLKDDSFRITSVTDTATGLSDGTITIGDDLIIEGEKIKVDESDAAQGVFFKGADGAEHKTSRRLSVNKPGQLIARVPSSLPEGKTTVIVRTKYTGSATVLKELREIVCKLSCTAKR is encoded by the coding sequence CTTTCAAAAGATACCGAGCGCGACTGCATCGCGGACGTCCGTTTCCGCGGAGGAGCGAAACGGAACGAAGACATCGCCGACGTCATCACAAAAGAAAGAAGCGAGTTCCGGCGCGAAACCATCATCAATATTTTGAACCTCCGCGACGAAGCGGTAAAAAACTTCATTCAGGACGGCATGAGCTTTATCGACGGCATCGTGCAGATCGCCCCGCGCGTTACGGGCGTGTGGAAAACCGAAAACTCGCCCTATAACGCGGCCGTACATAAGCGTACCGTAGACCTCATTCCGACGCACGACTTCAAAGCCGTCCTCGACGATATCACCATAAAAGTACTCGGCTTAAAAGACGATTCGTTCCGCATCACGTCAGTCACCGACACGGCGACGGGATTGTCGGACGGCACAATCACGATCGGAGACGACCTCATCATCGAAGGAGAAAAAATCAAAGTCGATGAAAGCGATGCCGCTCAGGGTGTGTTTTTCAAAGGAGCCGACGGTGCGGAGCACAAAACCTCCCGCCGCCTTTCGGTCAATAAGCCCGGTCAGCTCATCGCCCGCGTTCCCTCATCGCTTCCCGAAGGCAAAACGACCGTCATCGTGCGCACAAAGTACACGGGAAGCGCAACCGTATTGAAAGAGCTCCGCGAAATCGTCTGTAAACTTAGCTGCACCGCCAAAAGATAA